In a single window of the Zea mays cultivar B73 chromosome 5, Zm-B73-REFERENCE-NAM-5.0, whole genome shotgun sequence genome:
- the LOC100276680 gene encoding uncharacterized protein LOC100276680: MGDGDAASGTGRRCPKHPSEPPFTGFCSACLLDRLHATNLIGVVVASPSRPPRPPSLPFHQDLEEEEEFLPPCSRSKGTTGEPPAVGGRTTLLRLFQLEDQGDEREQDTGTGTGTGTDAATSTSGGDAQDPPFHLQRKRSLRHSCSEWIACCDAAAANHSSCLPSRQSLDASSSTTSAAAAAGVTLAPANPHSNNAAASAGSNCAAMVERRTGSLRWNQLWLIKGVLAKPGGHLLNRSFSESSRSKYALHPGGAAIARSSSSQSQGVRLNGSHSVSSAGNGMDSSEISLPGDSVGHAHVHHCRPRLMDWLRRSRSVHYPSSTSTVDAGLTPFRSRSSSTRSTAHPRFPAGFFAAQRYQR, translated from the coding sequence ATGGGCGATGGCGATGCTGCATCGGGGACGGGGAGGAGGTGCCCCAAGCACCCGTCGGAGCCGCCCTTCACCGGCTTCTGCTCCGCCTGCCTCCTCGACAGGCTCCACGCTACCAACCTAATTGGTGTGGTTGTGGCCTCCCCTTCCCGGCCGCCTCGTCCGCCTTCGCTTCCCTTCCACCAGGacctggaggaggaggaggagttcCTGCCTCCCTGTTCCCGTTCCAAAGGGACAACAGGAGAACCGCCAGCGGTTGGGGGGAGGACCACGCTCCTTCGTCTCTTCCAGCTAGAGGACCAAGGAGACGAGCGTGAGCAGGACACCGGCACCGGCACCGGCACCGGCACCGACGCCGCCACCTCCACCAGTGGCGGCGACGCCCAAGATCCGCCGTTTCATCTCCAGCGCAAGCGCTCCCTTCGCCACTCCTGCAGCGAATGGATCGCCTGCTgcgacgccgccgccgccaaccATTCCTCCTGCCTACCCTCCCGTCAGTCTCTCGATGCCTCTTCTTCCACCACCTCCGCCGCCGCAGCTGCTGGTGTGACGCTGGCGCCTGCTAATCCACACTCAAACAACGCCGCTGCTTCTGCGGGAAGCAATTGCGCTGCCATGGTCGAGAGGAGGACGGGGAGCCTGAGGTGGAACCAACTCTGGCTAATCAAGGGCGTCCTCGCCAAGCCCGGAGGGCATCTGCTTAACAGATCTTTCTCCGAGTCCTCTAGGTCAAAATACGCCCTCCACCCCGGGGGCGCCGCCATTGCAAGATCCTCTTCGTCCCAGTCGCAAGGTGTCCGCCTCAACGGCAGCCACTCCGTGTCTTCAGCTGGGAATGGTATGGACTCTTCTGAGATATCACTCCCCGGTGATTCTGTTGGACATGCGCATGTCCACCATTGCCGGCCTCGCCTCATGGACTGGCTCCGCCGCAGCCGCAGCGTTCACTACCCTTCTTCTACCAGCACTGTGGATGCTGGTCTTACTCCTTTCAGAAGCAGAAGCAGCAGCACCAGGAGCACCGCACACCCAAGGTTTCCTGCTGGCTTCTTTGCTGCACAAAGATATCAACGCTGA